The following DNA comes from Salvia splendens isolate huo1 chromosome 17, SspV2, whole genome shotgun sequence.
AATTCGTTGTGGGGAGTTTCGGGGGAGGAGAGGGCGTAGGTGCGGGCGGTCTTGTCGGCGGAGCAGGAGGCCAGAAAGCGGCCGTCGTCGGAGAATTTGACGGAGGATATGGCGCGTTTGTGGCCGGAGAGTGTGTGCTTGAGGCGGTAGGGTTTGTAGGAGTCCGTGGCCTCCGTCGTTGAAGCCATTGTTGTTTCTGTCTAAATCCTCTTTATCAATTCAGGGGTTTTAATGTTGGGTTTTGCATACGAGTTTATATACggtaactttttctttttcccttttcctCTTCCTTTCCGGAAATAAAAccattaatttcaaatttctgGAATAACAgcctatttaaattataaattttgatcaAAATCTAATACTATTAGAATCATAAAGATTCAATTTTCTCATTTATCCAATTCCCAAAAAATCAAAGTCGTCTTTTGATGATGTTAAAAATAACattgttttaataaaattaaaaaataaataataacatAACGTCGTTTTAAACATTATAAAAAAGATGGCATTTTATGCATTGGCGTGACTATAGAGAAAAAACTGAAACTTCAAAGCATAGTATTACAAACtaatttatgttaattaattcatttactTTAAATAAAACTTACTAATAAATTCTAATAATGTTTAGGGGAGAGCTTTGGTGCGCAAGAATTAAGACAAGTTCTTTTTATTGAGAAAAGTAAAATCTTGCTTTTTTTTGTCTAAAGAAAATGCAGAGAGCTTGAATTCTGTTGAAGTGGAAAACTGGGCTACACAGACCAGAGGAGATGGATCGAATGAGAGAAACAAATCATCTGAAAATCCTCTTCTTTTTCCTCCTTCATATCTACACAGCTCTAAAAACTGTTTTGCTGCCTCTACCGTCTGTTATAACTTCTTCACTACTTCGTATGCAGAAATATGCACTTCCGTGCATTCCGACTCCCACGAAAAATCCTTCATCATACCATCTTTTATCCTTCTATTCCACTCTAATGGATTGTACTTCTGCAGATACACAACAACACTTGAGTCAAGAATCAAGATATATATCCTCTATCGACATGAATGAACCATTTCACAGAAAGATACAAACAATTTCATCTAACGCTTGGCCAAGAGACATATTCCCAAACGCAGAGTTGATATACTGTGCGAATCTACTTCTTTCGCTACTATCATTTCCAAAGTCCCTGCGAAAGATTATTCCACAAATGTGAGATTTTCGCATCATAACAAGTGTATATCTAACCAGTAACGCATCAACTCATCACCTGAATATGCTGTCAGGGAAGTTTACAGGTATAGGAGCCGTTCCATATTTTATGGCCTTCAGCTATTGGATTGGAGATGGGAGATGAGTTTTAGACATTGCGGGTAACGTTTTTACAAGTATGAAACATTCACTTACGGGCACTTGAAGCAGATGATCGTCAAGAGATGGGCAAAGCATTATGTCGGATCCTGATATGATCAAATGTGATAGTCCCTCATCATATTCATCAATGAACCTCACATTTTTATCCTGCAAAAACGAGTAGTGTTGGGTATTGATTTCACATAGGTAGACTGGAAGTTATATTCATGGAAAGATGGTGAATGAAGTTCAAAGAATGACAACGTGTCATAGTTACAAAGGAAGACATCAACTATAGATATTATAATCTGCCAAAGTGGAGGCACCATAGAGTAAATACTTGAAAGCGAGACTCATTGGGATTAAGGGTTTAACATAGCCTTTTCTCGGGAGAGCTAAAGAGCCAACAATCAAAAACTTGATTCAGTTCAGCTATAATGGGACGACATAACCTTCTATATGGGCATCGGGAATTATCACTTAAGTAACTAAATCGAATGAAGATTCAAACATAATGCATTTGCTTTCATTAATAAAAAGGAACACAATATCCAGGATACCAACTAAAATTTGTTGCTTCGAATATCAACAATGGTGGAAGATGGAATTGATTGGATAAAATATGCATCTGACACTGATAGTGAACAGAGGTTACACTGTATCTGTAGTCATTGAAATAACACCAGTAAATAAGTGCATTAAAATATCATATTGGTATGGAAGCGGGAATGCAAAAAAAATGTACAGAACCAATAGACAAGTAGTCGCATTTGGGTAACCCAAGAATCTACCTTCACCTCAGCCTGAAAAATCTCAAATGACGTCGTCATACCGGGTATTTGGCCATATCTCATGAAAACGAACTGCAGATAATGACATCCAAGAATAAGACATATGGAACAATCAAGGTCAAGTGAGTCAGTGACAATTGTAGTTGGAAACATTGCTGGCCAAACGGTATCTGATAAGTGATAACATTTGTTAAGGGAGTGCAAGCTTAATTACCTTAAGCAGATCTACAAAATATGGTCATAAGGCATAAGCTAATACAACAAGTATACATCTCATTCAGTCTTATTAAGATAAaattatccaaaatctagagaAAGTACCTGAACTCCCTTGCTGGAAGCCATCCAACAAAGTTTTTTCAGCTTGTCAAAGTCCTCTGACATGCCTATGTAAATGCATCCAACCTGAAAATTTGCAAATTTTAGATTGCCACATTATTGCCATAAATGTACTGTAGAAGAAGTAAGAATCACAACGAGGGCTAGTTCATGGAGTTCCACTTGCACTTCAATTCCACAGAGGCTGAAACTTACGAGTATGTTAGATGCTCCTTCTTCTAAACCCAGATGCCGTTGCAATGCAAATTTGCAGATCAATTTCCCCTCCATATCATCTGCACTGTAGTGTTGTGGAAGAAAATTATCACGCGAAGGATCCCAAGTCATTTTATCAAATCCAGAAGGAGAAATAACCAACTTTTCCCTGCAGCCAAACCCAGAAGATAACTCCGAGATTATGATTGAGAACACACACACAGGAGCTTGTGAAGACTTGCACCAGTCAAATTTTACTCAGTTATGATCTATGAAAATGGACAGGATAGGAAGCATAATGACGATTTGGGAAGTAATGTTGTAAAGTTTTAAATGTAGGAACtaattgttcataatttttaaaaagcaATACATACTTTTGTAAGGCCAAGGTGGGTTCCAATCCATGTCCCAACGCACTAATAATATGGCCTTTTGTATGAACAGACGACATTATTATCACTTTATTAGAGTAAACAACTCCACCCTGCATATGACATAAGAGAAGAATTAGAAGAAAGATAAAGGGAGGATGTGCACAAAGATGAAACAGGATGAAATCATatctaaaaataatactattaccTAGCGGAGTGGTATCAAAAGTTCTTATCTATAGCTAatcaatttaatttgtttattccTGATACCATATGTAATTATGCATTTACAGTCCATTATATTAAAGAATCATGATAAGAAAAGGACATCAGACAATAATCAATAAAGGGCATAAAAGTCACCTTTAATACGTTCACAAGATGAGACTTGTTGTTATCTTGCAGGCGATCAGGCCGAAGCAATGTAGAAGGATCGAGCCCACACAGTGCCAACTTTTCAGGTTGTTCAAGGGACtgcaaataataatttaaaccTAAAATTGATCATATCCCCAATATTATATTGAGAGGTTAAAACCTGCAAACTAGTAAGGTTAAGAATCCAAACAATATAGGTGATGCTTACCTGGGAATCAAAACCTTGGCACGTCAATACTATCCTAGTACTTTCAAAACCCTGTAAATGAATAATACTTATATTATCAAATCAAGTGATACATCAGAAACAAAATAATTGAGGCAGTGTAAGAAACCCAGGCAACATAACAGAAATAAGGGAGTTGAGGACCTAAATCTTAAGATCTTATCCTGGCACAATGCATTTAGTTTGTTCGGTATATGTTGCAGAAGACTCGGATTGTTCAGAAACATACCTGATTGACAAAAACATCCCAGAAAAGAGGGCCAACAAGAGAGGTTTGCCAATTGTGTACATGAAGCACATCAGGCCGCTTTCCCAATTTAACTAGATAGTCCAGTGAAGCACGAGAGAAATAGGTGAATCTGACAACAAAAGATAGCGTGATTTGGAGTTAAGAACCTAACGGACATACGGCCGTTGAGCATTTAGTTAACTAACAAACAACTAAAATTACACCAAGTTGTAACCAGAAACCAAGCTTACAACTTACAAGGGTTGTAAAGTAAGTTGAGTTAGCTCGTGAGACACTCAGAGCTCAGCTTGAtaaaaaagttagttgaaaCTTGACTTTCTAGGAATTAGAAGTTAGTTGAAACATTATAAGCATTGTGAAGGTAATAAAAGAGGAGGTCAAATTCCACCAACCTCTCAAAGTCATTTGAGTAACCATATACTTTATCGTGGCtaaaaaatgatgaataatAGACGGGCTCAATGAAGGTAACTCCAATGCCATAAACAACCCTGTGTACAAAACATTCAAAgcataagaaaaagaagaagaatctgTGGAATCTTTTAACAGTCATAGGTTCCTATTCACTGTCAGCATAATATGCATAACAGAGTGCGAGAGTATGCTCACCCAGTCCAGATCTTGTTTCCATGCAATTGACCGttaaaatatgagtagaattCTGCTTCAACTTCTCGTAAGCCGTTAACTTCATCCAGGTTCAAGCAGGCATACCTATTTCAGAATTTATCCCAGCA
Coding sequences within:
- the LOC121773542 gene encoding probable starch synthase 4, chloroplastic/amyloplastic isoform X2, producing MEILVTTSTPRFPFPPHISKTHRKCSMPQILNCSRNTGESNGLSKAPISRELGSLDVDDDGKEERKRNDIWQLFEEAQQNIMYLNKQRLLAMEELGRVKNERNSLLQRIEQLEMQNQATARKDKLTICSELLLRIDALVLNGVIGSTEASDLRGLVIDSRVGLADDIHDIILKNDAEFLAELRRFSKTTKGNGFHIIHICTEMSPVVSVGSLAPYITGLSCALQRKGNLVEVILPKVVYGIGVTFIEPVYYSSFFSHDKVYGYSNDFERFTYFSRASLDYLVKLGKRPDVLHVHNWQTSLVGPLFWDVFVNQGFESTRIVLTCQGFDSQSLEQPEKLALCGLDPSTLLRPDRLQDNNKSHLVNVLKGGVVYSNKVIIMSSVHTKGHIISALGHGLEPTLALQKEKLVISPSGFDKMTWDPSRDNFLPQHYSADDMEGKLICKFALQRHLGLEEGASNILVGCIYIGMSEDFDKLKKLCWMASSKGVQFVFMRYGQIPGMTTSFEIFQAEVKDKNVRFIDEYDEGLSHLIISGSDIMLCPSLDDHLLQVPLKAIKYGTAPIPVNFPDSIFRDFGNDSSERSRFAQYINSAFGNMSLGQALDEIKYNPLEWNRRIKDGMMKDFSWESECTEVHISAYEVVKKL
- the LOC121773542 gene encoding probable starch synthase 4, chloroplastic/amyloplastic isoform X1, with the translated sequence MEILVTTSTPRFPFPPHISKTHRKCSMPQILNCSRNTGESNGLSKAPISRELGSLDVDDDGKEERKRNDIWQLFEEAQQNIMYLNKQRLLAMEELGRVKNERNSLLQRIEQLEMQNQATARKDKLTICSELLLRIDALVLNGVIGSTEASDLRGLVIDSRVGLADDIHDIILKNDAEFLAELRRFSKTTKGNGFHIIHICTEMSPVVSVGSLAPYITGLSCALQRKGNLVEVILPKYACLNLDEVNGLREVEAEFYSYFNGQLHGNKIWTGVVYGIGVTFIEPVYYSSFFSHDKVYGYSNDFERFTYFSRASLDYLVKLGKRPDVLHVHNWQTSLVGPLFWDVFVNQGFESTRIVLTCQGFDSQSLEQPEKLALCGLDPSTLLRPDRLQDNNKSHLVNVLKGGVVYSNKVIIMSSVHTKGHIISALGHGLEPTLALQKEKLVISPSGFDKMTWDPSRDNFLPQHYSADDMEGKLICKFALQRHLGLEEGASNILVGCIYIGMSEDFDKLKKLCWMASSKGVQFVFMRYGQIPGMTTSFEIFQAEVKDKNVRFIDEYDEGLSHLIISGSDIMLCPSLDDHLLQVPLKAIKYGTAPIPVNFPDSIFRDFGNDSSERSRFAQYINSAFGNMSLGQALDEIKYNPLEWNRRIKDGMMKDFSWESECTEVHISAYEVVKKL